One genomic window of Malaciobacter molluscorum LMG 25693 includes the following:
- a CDS encoding phospholipase D-like domain-containing protein, protein MRFFLILLFIINFAFARQDLYYLPNDSDKSINAISKLITNSKNSIDIAMYNFTYKKLAKLLKQSVKEGKEVTVIMDKNKVSEEKDTLYNYLKDSGIKVILTNKKLHIKMAIFDKETVAFGSINWKKKSFNKDYEILYISDKKKIVKDLNDVFKKLLLENK, encoded by the coding sequence ATGAGATTTTTTCTGATTTTATTATTTATAATAAATTTCGCATTTGCTAGACAAGATTTATATTATTTACCAAATGATTCAGATAAAAGTATTAATGCTATTTCAAAACTTATAACAAATTCAAAAAATAGTATTGATATTGCAATGTATAACTTCACATACAAAAAACTTGCAAAGTTACTAAAACAAAGTGTAAAAGAGGGTAAAGAAGTAACTGTAATTATGGATAAAAACAAAGTATCTGAAGAAAAAGATACTTTATATAACTATTTAAAAGATAGTGGAATAAAAGTAATATTAACAAACAAAAAGTTACATATAAAAATGGCAATATTTGATAAGGAAACAGTAGCTTTTGGAAGTATAAATTGGAAGAAAAAGTCTTTTAATAAAGATTATGAAATATTATACATAAGTGATAAAAAGAAAATTGTAAAAGATTTAAACGACGTATTTAAGAAGTTATTATTAGAAAATAAATAA
- a CDS encoding M48 family metallopeptidase yields MLEIFVIAYCIYFFLNVYTSFMQIGFVSKARSMPAIILNTMKYEEAGSYSIEKEKVSILSSFYDFVLFILWIGFGLKSLDSLINVDQGWLKAIIFVDLFIIINWALSLPFELYTTFKLDKKYGFSNMTPLLFIKDTVKTGILFLLFGSLVIAGISLIIENLPLWWIWGFAFIFAVIILINMIYPIIRDKMFDKFEPLKDKELESKIEKLLDEVGFKSSGVFSVDASKRDNRLNAYFGGLGSTKRVVLFDTLVEKLTHNELLAVLGHELGHFKNGDILKNIGIMGIVMFVFFAIFGNLNDELFLKLSINNEPYAIITVFLLFSPILSFFLMPLISLISRHNEYAADEFGSNLQSKNDLVNALLKLANENKSFPLSHPLYIFFYYSHPPLVERFKELGYDVYKISDPSDALKEEFNIDDE; encoded by the coding sequence GTGTTAGAGATATTTGTTATTGCATATTGTATATATTTTTTCTTAAATGTATATACATCATTTATGCAAATTGGCTTTGTAAGCAAAGCAAGAAGTATGCCTGCAATTATATTAAATACCATGAAGTATGAAGAAGCAGGAAGTTATAGTATAGAAAAAGAGAAAGTATCAATATTATCTTCATTTTATGATTTTGTATTATTTATATTATGGATTGGATTTGGGTTAAAGTCTTTAGATTCTCTTATTAATGTAGATCAAGGTTGGTTAAAAGCAATTATTTTTGTAGATTTATTTATTATAATAAATTGGGCACTGTCTTTACCTTTTGAACTTTATACTACTTTTAAATTAGATAAAAAATATGGTTTTTCAAATATGACACCACTATTATTCATAAAAGACACGGTAAAAACAGGAATTTTATTTTTATTATTTGGAAGTTTAGTAATTGCTGGAATTTCACTTATTATTGAAAACTTACCATTATGGTGGATTTGGGGATTTGCTTTTATTTTTGCTGTTATTATTTTAATAAATATGATATATCCTATTATTAGAGATAAAATGTTTGATAAATTTGAACCTTTAAAAGATAAAGAATTAGAATCTAAAATTGAAAAATTACTTGATGAAGTAGGGTTTAAAAGTAGTGGAGTATTTTCAGTTGATGCTAGTAAAAGAGATAATAGATTAAATGCCTATTTTGGTGGATTAGGAAGTACAAAAAGAGTAGTTTTATTTGATACTTTAGTTGAGAAACTAACTCACAATGAACTTCTTGCCGTTTTAGGGCATGAATTAGGGCACTTTAAAAATGGAGATATTTTAAAAAATATAGGAATTATGGGTATTGTAATGTTTGTCTTTTTTGCAATATTTGGTAATTTAAATGATGAATTATTTTTAAAATTATCTATAAATAATGAACCATATGCAATTATCACTGTATTTTTACTATTTTCTCCTATTCTGTCATTTTTCTTGATGCCTTTAATTTCTTTGATTTCAAGACACAATGAATATGCTGCAGATGAATTTGGTTCTAATTTACAATCAAAAAATGATTTGGTAAATGCACTTTTAAAATTAGCAAATGAGAATAAATCTTTTCCTCTATCTCATCCTTTATATATATTTTTCTATTATTCTCATCCTCCATTGGTGGAAAGATTTAAAGAGTTAGGTTATGATGTATATAAAATAAGTGATCCAAGTGATGCATTAAAAGAAGAATTTAATATCGATGATGAATAA
- a CDS encoding YbgC/FadM family acyl-CoA thioesterase — protein MKIRVYYEDTDVGGVVYYANYLKFCERARSQLFFDKGLSPHISETEFFVVKEVQAKYIKSAKFADILDVTATLVSKKSASIVMYQEVKRDDEVLFTGTFKLAYLKDFKPTKIPQKLFEVFQ, from the coding sequence ATGAAAATAAGAGTCTATTATGAAGATACAGATGTTGGAGGTGTTGTATATTATGCTAATTATTTAAAGTTTTGTGAAAGAGCAAGGTCTCAACTTTTTTTTGATAAAGGTCTTTCTCCTCATATTAGTGAAACGGAATTTTTTGTAGTAAAAGAAGTTCAAGCAAAATATATAAAATCAGCAAAATTTGCAGATATTTTAGATGTAACTGCAACACTTGTATCAAAAAAAAGTGCTTCAATTGTAATGTATCAAGAAGTAAAAAGAGATGATGAAGTTTTATTTACAGGTACTTTTAAATTAGCTTATTTAAAAGATTTTAAACCTACAAAGATACCACAAAAGTTATTTGAGGTATTTCAATGA